CTTCGGGTTCAGTTTCGGCGGCGCGATTGCGACGCTCGCCGCCGCGAGCGTCGAATCGCCGCCGGAGGTGGTGTCGCTATTGGCTCCGGCCTCGAAGTTGGCCGACGATTTGGACGCCGCGGCGGTTTTGGAAGACATCGAGAGTCCAGTGCAGGTGCTCTACGGAACGCGGGACACGACTGCGGAGTGGGAGCCGTTAGTCGAGCGCGCGAAGGAGTTGGGACACGAAACTGTGGAGATGAGCGCGGACCACTTCTTCATCGGTCAGCACGAAAAGGTGGCTGACGCGGTGGGTGGGTTTCTGGTCGGAGAACTCGGCGAGCGATAGAAATATTTTGTTTGGTTGAGGGTCACGACCGTGGGAGAACTTGGCCAACTCTTGGGACTTGGAGTGGATCTGGCTCCAGTAGTACTTATACTCTTATCCGGAGAGCTGTCCTGAATCCAAGCGGCACGGAGACACGAAATCGTATTCTCAATTGCCTTGACGACAGTGGCGATGGGTGCAGGTGTGACGCTGTACGAACGTGCAGGGATTTACATCAGCCCGGCGAATCGCCGGATGCTCTCTACGGTCATCGGTCTCTGCTTGCTCCTTTCGCTCGCAATCTTCGGTCGTGTGGTCGTTCGCGCTGTCAACTCCAACGACGGCCCCACCCCAAAGACGAACCCTACGAGGGTGGCGGTCAGACTTACCCTTGGGACGAAGAGTAAGTTCCACGCAAAACCTATGACAGAGTGACACGATTTCCGAGTCATGCGCCGTCTCGCTCGCCTCTCCACTATCACAATCGCCCTTCTCGTCGGCGTCCTCCACGCCGCGGCACTCTTCAGCGTCGATTCGCACCTCGGCTATCCGGTCGAGACGTTCGGCACGACCGCGCTCGCCAGCGGGTCGTTCCTCGCGGGACTCGTCTTGCTCGGCGCGCTCCCGGTGTTCGTATCGCTTCGGCACCGACTGGTCGCGCCGACGTTGTTGTTCGTCCTCGGGGCAGTCGCGCCAGTCTACGCACAACTCACGGGTGCGCAGCCGGAGTTCGACTATCTCGGCGGTTTCCTCACCGTCGCCGGTGAGGTCCACGTCTACCACTACGTTCGCTCGTGGTACGCGTGGTTGCTGGTGTATCTGCTCGCAGGCGTCGGCGAGTACGGCATACGGAACGCGGTTCGGTGGCTTCCCCCAGCGCGGCAGTTCGACGCGATTTCGGTGCCGACTGACCGCCGGACGGCGAGGATTCTGGGACTTCTCGTCGGCCTCGCGCACGCAATCGTCCTCGTCTGGTTCTCCACGCGCTGGCACTACTTTTCGGACCCCGGCGACTTGTACACGCTGTTGCCGTGGACGTTCGTGGGTTTGGTCGTCCTCGCGGGCGTGCCGACGCTCCTGTTGTTCGAGAAGCGTCTCGCCGCGCCGTTTCTTGCCTTTCTGTGGCTGCTGGACCGCGCCGTTCGGACCCAGATTCGGCCGATGCCAGACGACTCGCTCATCTTCTACTTCGTCCTCTGGTTCGTCTTCTTAGGTGTCGCCCTGCTGGCTGGGGGCGGCGAGTACGCCGTTCGAATCGCTGGGCGGCGACTCGGCTTGCAGAGTCGGTCGTAGCGTCGGCCGCCACGAGTTCCCGAACTGTTCGAAAACCCTACTACACTGTGTCAGGCCGTGACTGACCAATCAGGGTCCGAAATCGTTTTGAAGCGCGCCCGCCGACACTCGGTATGCCGACCGAACCGGAAACTGATTACGACCCTACTCTCGGTAACAAGTTCATTTTCGTGACCGGGGGCGTCATGTCCGGACTGGGCAAGGGTATCACGGCGGCGAGTACCGGGCGACTGCTCGCCAACGCTGGCTTCGACGTGACAGCGGTGAAAATCGACCCGTACCTCAACGTCGATGCTGGCACGATGAACCCCTACCAGCACGGCGAGGTGTACGTCCTGAAAGACGGTGGCGAAGTAGACCTCGACTTGGGGAACTACGAGCGGTTCCTCGACATCGACATGACCTTCGACCACAACGTCACGACGGGCAAGACCTACCAGCACGTCATCGAGAAGGAGCGCGCTGGCGACTACCTCGGGAAGACCGTCCAGATTATCCCCCACATCACCGACGACATCAAGCGCCGCATCCGCGAGGCGGCGGAAGGCCACGACGTGTGCATCGTGGAAGTCGGCGGTACGGTGGGCGACATCGAAGGGATGCCCTTCCTCGAAGCACTGCGCCAGTTCGCCCACGAGGAGGACGACGAAGATTTCTTACTCACGCACGTCACGCTCGTCCCCTACTCGAAGAACGGCGAGCAGAAGACCAAACCGACACAGCACTCCGTGAAAGAACTGCGCTCTATCGGTCTCCAACCAGACATTCTCGTCGGGCGCTGTGAAGACGAACTCGACCCCTCGACCAAGGAGAAAATCGCGCTGTTCTGCGACGTACCGACCGACGCCGTGTTCTCGAACGCCGACGTGAAGGACATCTACCACGTGCCGCTGATGGTCGAGGAAGAAGGCCTCGACGAGTACGTGATGGAGCGATTCGACCTCACCGAGGACGCGCTCCCCGCGAACGAACGCGACAACGAGTGGCGCGAACTGGTCACACAGGAGAAGACCGGCGAGGTAGACATCGCTCTCGTCGGCAAGTACGACCTCGAAGACGCATACCTCTCGGTCAACGAGGCGCTCAAGCACGCCGGATTGGAGAAGAACGTGGACGTGAACGTCCTCTGGGTGGACAGCGAGAAGATGGATTCGGACCACGAAGAGCGGCTGAAGCAGGCCGACGGCATCGTCGTCCCTGGCGGCTTCGGTTCTCGCGGTACCGAGGGGAAAATGGAGGCCGTGAAGTACGCTCGCGAGAACGGCGTGCCGTTCCTCGGTCTCTGTCTCGGCTTCCAGATTGCGGTCATCGAGTACGCCCGGAACGTCCTCGGACTGGAGGGTGCCCACTCTGCGGAAATCGACGAAGACACGCCACACCCGGTCATCGACCTGCTCCCCGAGCAGTACGACCTCGAAGATTTGGGAGGGACGATGCGACTCGGTGCCCACGAGACGCAAATCGAACCCGGAACACTCGCGGAGAAGGTGTACGGCGGCACCTCTTGTACGGAACGCCACCGCCACCGCTACGAGGTCAACCCCGAGTACTTCGAAGCGTTCGAAGGTGAGAATCTGGTCTTCTCCGGCGAGTCCGGTAATCGAATGGAGATTCTGGAACTAAACGACCACCCCTACTTCTTCGGGACGCAGTTCCACCCCGAGTTCCGGTCCCGGCCGACCCGCGCGAGTCCGCCGTTCGTCGGCTTGCTCGACGCGGTACTGAACGAAGCCGAGCAGTCCCCCGAGGAGGTCGAAGCATAATGGTCAACGCAGAGGAGTTCATCGAGGAAGCGAAGGACGAAATCAGCGAGCAAATCGGCGACGCCCACGCCATCATCGCGCTCTCGGGTGGCGTCGATTCGTCGGTCGCGGCCGCCCTCGCCTACGAGGCGGTCGGCGACCAACTCACCCCGGTCTACGTCGATACCGGTCTCATGCGCAAGGGCGAGACCGAACAGATTCGAGAGACGTTCTCCTACATGGAGAGCCTGCGCGTCGTAGAGGCCCAAGACCGCTTCCTCGACGCGTTGGAAGGCACTATCGACCCAGAGGAGAAGCGCGCCATCATCGGCGAGCAGTTCATTCGGGAGTTCGAGACCGTGGCCAAAGAGACGGACGCAGACTACCTCGTGCAGGGGACCATCTACCCCGACCGAATCGAGAGCGACGGTGAAATCAAATCGCACCACAACGTCGGTGGCCTGCCAGAAGTAGTGGACTTCGACGGCATCGTCGAACCGGTGCGAGACCTCTACAAGGACGAGGTTCGAGAAGTCGCTCGCGCGCTCGACTTGGAGGAAATCGTGGCCGA
The sequence above is a segment of the Halorussus halophilus genome. Coding sequences within it:
- a CDS encoding alpha/beta hydrolase produces the protein MHSEDIPIPGARDVRATLDSPENEDANTIVVACPPHPQHRGHRGDARLKAVSEYLCDHGIACLRFDYGDWDEGYGEREDARNALRWAHEHYDRVGIFGFSFGGAIATLAAASVESPPEVVSLLAPASKLADDLDAAAVLEDIESPVQVLYGTRDTTAEWEPLVERAKELGHETVEMSADHFFIGQHEKVADAVGGFLVGELGER
- the pyrG gene encoding glutamine hydrolyzing CTP synthase, producing MPTEPETDYDPTLGNKFIFVTGGVMSGLGKGITAASTGRLLANAGFDVTAVKIDPYLNVDAGTMNPYQHGEVYVLKDGGEVDLDLGNYERFLDIDMTFDHNVTTGKTYQHVIEKERAGDYLGKTVQIIPHITDDIKRRIREAAEGHDVCIVEVGGTVGDIEGMPFLEALRQFAHEEDDEDFLLTHVTLVPYSKNGEQKTKPTQHSVKELRSIGLQPDILVGRCEDELDPSTKEKIALFCDVPTDAVFSNADVKDIYHVPLMVEEEGLDEYVMERFDLTEDALPANERDNEWRELVTQEKTGEVDIALVGKYDLEDAYLSVNEALKHAGLEKNVDVNVLWVDSEKMDSDHEERLKQADGIVVPGGFGSRGTEGKMEAVKYARENGVPFLGLCLGFQIAVIEYARNVLGLEGAHSAEIDEDTPHPVIDLLPEQYDLEDLGGTMRLGAHETQIEPGTLAEKVYGGTSCTERHRHRYEVNPEYFEAFEGENLVFSGESGNRMEILELNDHPYFFGTQFHPEFRSRPTRASPPFVGLLDAVLNEAEQSPEEVEA
- the guaA gene encoding glutamine-hydrolyzing GMP synthase yields the protein MVNAEEFIEEAKDEISEQIGDAHAIIALSGGVDSSVAAALAYEAVGDQLTPVYVDTGLMRKGETEQIRETFSYMESLRVVEAQDRFLDALEGTIDPEEKRAIIGEQFIREFETVAKETDADYLVQGTIYPDRIESDGEIKSHHNVGGLPEVVDFDGIVEPVRDLYKDEVREVARALDLEEIVAERMPFPGPGLAVRVIGEVTREKVKVAREACHVVEEELEEYEPWQAFAAVIGKATGVKGDNRVHGWVVSVRSVESRDGMTARAQEIDWETLQRIQSRITGENENVARVVYDVTHKPPATIEYE